A portion of the Parasteatoda tepidariorum isolate YZ-2023 chromosome 5, CAS_Ptep_4.0, whole genome shotgun sequence genome contains these proteins:
- the LOC107454835 gene encoding ATP-dependent 6-phosphofructokinase isoform X2: MHRQRMSDRYSRADTGAMLSPDGDDSKIKPFFQSREGRAVQRGSFSDKGNRAIGVFTSGGDSQGMNAAVRAVVRMGMYMGIKVFFIKEGYQGMVDGDDYIVDATWVSVSGIIHKGGTVIGSARCKDFTTREGRLKAAANLVRHNITDLVVIGGDGSLTGANIFRQEWCSLLDELEKTGIITPDKRKMCGHLNIVGMVGSIDNDFCGTDMTIGTDSALHRILESIDAIVTTASSHQRTFILEVMGRHCGYLALVGALASEADFVFIPEWPPERDWPQILCKKLMQERENGQRLNIILIAEGAQDKDCNPITAEQVKKVIEDKLQQDTRITVLGHVQRGGSPSAFDRILGCRMGAEAVHALLEATPDSEACVVSLDGNQAVRVPLMQCVEKTKAVGAAMHKKQWEEAVKLRGRSFERNLQTYKMLTRLRPPKSVWAKQELGKKGYTLAVMHVGAPCCGMNAAVRSFVRNCLYRGDTVYGIHDGIDGLVDGNFQEMQWSDVTGWVGQGGAFLGTKRTLPDQYMEQIVEQLKKFKIEALLVIGGFEAFHSVLQMAEERKKYKELQIPMCVVPATISNNVPGTDFSLGADTAINEITEICDRIRQSAQGTKRRVFVVETMGGFCGYLATLAGLAGGADAAYIFEEPFSSRDLMGDVHHMQSKMAEGVQRGLVLRNEKANENYSTDFIYRLYSEEGKKIFSTRMNVLGHMQQGGSPSPFDRNFGTKMAAKATDWLLTQLRKFKQPDGSISCSDPETAVLMGLVRRQYLFSPVQSLKSATDFKHRIPQHQWWLKLRPLLRILAKHDSSYIMESIDCPTVPEEDD, encoded by the exons ATGCATCGTCAAAGGATGTCTGATCGTTATTCAAGAGCCGACACCGGAGCAATGTTGTCTCCTGATGGAGATGACAGcaaaattaaacctttttttcaaaGCAGAGAAGGCAGAGCCGTCCAAAGAGGTTCATTTAGTGATAAAGGGAACCGGGCAATCGGTGTTTTTACTAGTGGTGGAGATTCCCAGG GTATGAATGCTGCTGTTCGGGCTGTTGTACGTATGGGCATGTACATGggaatcaaagtttttttcatcaaaGAAGGATATCAGGGAATGGTAGATGGGGATGATTATATTGTAGACGCTACCTGGGTTAGTGTCTCCGGCATTATTCATAAA GGTGGAACAGTTATTGGAAGTGCTAGGTGCAAAGATTTCACCACTCGGGAAGGAAGATTAAAAGCAGCTGCAAATTTAGTGCGACATAACATCACAGATTTGGTAGTGATTGGAGGAGATGGCAGCTTAACTGGTGCAAATATCTTCAGACAGGAGTGGTGTTCTCTTTTAGATGAATTGGAGAAAACTG GAATTATAACAccagataaaagaaaaatgtgtggGCATCTAAACATAGTAGGAATGGTTGGGTCCattgataatgatttttgtgGCACTGACATGACTATTGGAACAGATTCGGCACTCCACCGTATCTTAGAATCTATCGATGCAATTGTAACAACTGCATCAAG tcaTCAACGAACTTTTATTTTGGAAGTTATGGGTCGTCATTGTGG TTATTTGGCATTAGTTGGAGCTTTAGCGAGTGAAGCAGACTTTGTATTCATTCCAGAATGGCCACCCGAAAGAGACTGGCCacaaattttgtgcaaaaaactTATGCAG gaGAGAGAAAATGGTCAAAGGCTAAATATTATTCTGATAGCTGAGGGGGCTCAGGACAAGGATTGTAATCCGATAACTGCTGAGCAAGTTAAAAAG GTTATCGAAGATAAGTTGCAGCAGGATACGCGTATAACTGTTCTCGGTCATGTACAAAGAGGTGGCAGCCCATCTGCTTTTGACAGAATCTTG GGTTGTCGAATGGGGGCTGAAGCTGTTCACGCTCTTTTAGAGGCCACACCAGATTCAGAAGCTTGTGTTGTTTCCCTGGATGGAAATCAGGCTGTTAGAGTACCCTTGATGCAATGCGTAGAAAAG ACAAAAGCTGTTGGTGCTGCAATGCATAAAAAACAGTGGGAGGAAGCTGTGAAACTTCGAGGAAG GAGCTTTGAGCGAAACTTACAAACTTATAAAATGCTGACAAGATTACGACCACCTAAGTCTGTTTGGGCCAAACAGGAACTTGGGAAA AAAGGGTATACCTTGGCTGTCATGCACGTTGGTGCCCCTTGTTGTGGCATGAATGCAGCTGTCAGATCATTTGTCAGGAATTGCTTATACAGAGGAGACACTGTTTATGGCATACATGATGGTATTGATGGACTTGTAGACGGAAAT TTTCAAGAAATGCAGTGGTCAGATGTGACAGGATGGGTAGGACAAGGTGGAGCATTTTTAGGAACTAAAAG aACATTGCCGGATCAGTATATGGAACAAATTGTTGAGCAGCTCAAAAAATTCAAGATTGAAGCTCTATTAGTAATTGGTGGATTTgag GCTTTTCATTCTGTTCTTCAAATGGCAGAAGAACGAAAGAAGTATAAAGAATTACAAATTCCTATGTGTGTTGTGCCAGCTACCATCAGCAACAATGTTCCTGGCACCGATTTCTCTCTGGGAGCTGACACAGCTATAAATGAAATCACTGAG atttgcgATCGAATACGTCAATCAGCCCAGGGCACGAAGCGCAGAGTATTTGTTGTTGAAACGATGGGAGGTTTCTGTGGCTATTTGGCTACACTGGCAGGTTTAGCTGGTGGTGCTGATGCTGCTTATATATTTGAGGAACCTTTTTCATCCAGAGATTTAATGGGAGATGTTCATCACATGCAGTCTAAAATGGCTGAAGGAGTGCAAAGAGGTTTGGTTTTGAG aaatgaaaaagccaatgaaaattattcaactgaCTTCATTTATCGTTTATATTCagaagaggggaaaaaaatattttcaactagaATGAATGTTCTTGGTCACATGCAACAg GGTGGCAGTCCATCTCCTTTTGATAGGAATTTCGGTACTAAAATGGCAGCAAAAGCTACTGATTGGCTTTTAACTCAACTGAGAAAGTTTAAACAACCAGATGGTTCAATTTCATGCTCTGATCCTGAAACAGCAGTTCTCATGGGACTTGTTAGAAGACAATATCTCTTTTCTCCTGTGCAGTCTCTAAAATCTGCAACTGATTTCAA gcaTAGGATACCGCAACATCAATGGTGGCTGAAACTTCGCccacttttaagaattttagcTAAACATGATTCTTCTTACATTATGGAAAGCATAGACTGTCCTACTGTGCCTGAAGAAGACGATTAA
- the LOC107454835 gene encoding ATP-dependent 6-phosphofructokinase isoform X1 — protein MHRQRMSDRYSRADTGAMLSPDGDDSKIKPFFQSREGRAVQRGSFSDKGNRAIGVFTSGGDSQGMNAAVRAVVRMGMYMGIKVFFIKEGYQGMVDGDDYIVEATWVSVSGIIHKGGTVIGSARCKDFTTREGRLKAAANLVRHNITDLVVIGGDGSLTGANIFRQEWCSLLDELEKTGIITPDKRKMCGHLNIVGMVGSIDNDFCGTDMTIGTDSALHRILESIDAIVTTASSHQRTFILEVMGRHCGYLALVGALASEADFVFIPEWPPERDWPQILCKKLMQERENGQRLNIILIAEGAQDKDCNPITAEQVKKVIEDKLQQDTRITVLGHVQRGGSPSAFDRILGCRMGAEAVHALLEATPDSEACVVSLDGNQAVRVPLMQCVEKTKAVGAAMHKKQWEEAVKLRGRSFERNLQTYKMLTRLRPPKSVWAKQELGKKGYTLAVMHVGAPCCGMNAAVRSFVRNCLYRGDTVYGIHDGIDGLVDGNFQEMQWSDVTGWVGQGGAFLGTKRTLPDQYMEQIVEQLKKFKIEALLVIGGFEAFHSVLQMAEERKKYKELQIPMCVVPATISNNVPGTDFSLGADTAINEITEICDRIRQSAQGTKRRVFVVETMGGFCGYLATLAGLAGGADAAYIFEEPFSSRDLMGDVHHMQSKMAEGVQRGLVLRNEKANENYSTDFIYRLYSEEGKKIFSTRMNVLGHMQQGGSPSPFDRNFGTKMAAKATDWLLTQLRKFKQPDGSISCSDPETAVLMGLVRRQYLFSPVQSLKSATDFKHRIPQHQWWLKLRPLLRILAKHDSSYIMESIDCPTVPEEDD, from the exons ATGCATCGTCAAAGGATGTCTGATCGTTATTCAAGAGCCGACACCGGAGCAATGTTGTCTCCTGATGGAGATGACAGcaaaattaaacctttttttcaaaGCAGAGAAGGCAGAGCCGTCCAAAGAGGTTCATTTAGTGATAAAGGGAACCGGGCAATCGGTGTTTTTACTAGTGGTGGAGATTCCCAGG GCATGAATGCTGCTGTTCGGGCTGTTGTACGTATGGGCATGTACATgggaattaaagtttttttcatcaaaGAAGGATATCAGGGAATGGTTGATGGGGATGATTATATTGTAGAAGCTACCTGGGTTAGTGTGTCCGGCATTATTCATAAA GGTGGAACAGTTATTGGAAGTGCTAGGTGCAAAGATTTCACCACTCGGGAAGGAAGATTAAAAGCAGCTGCAAATTTAGTGCGACATAACATCACAGATTTGGTAGTGATTGGAGGAGATGGCAGCTTAACTGGTGCAAATATCTTCAGACAGGAGTGGTGTTCTCTTTTAGATGAATTGGAGAAAACTG GAATTATAACAccagataaaagaaaaatgtgtggGCATCTAAACATAGTAGGAATGGTTGGGTCCattgataatgatttttgtgGCACTGACATGACTATTGGAACAGATTCGGCACTCCACCGTATCTTAGAATCTATCGATGCAATTGTAACAACTGCATCAAG tcaTCAACGAACTTTTATTTTGGAAGTTATGGGTCGTCATTGTGG TTATTTGGCATTAGTTGGAGCTTTAGCGAGTGAAGCAGACTTTGTATTCATTCCAGAATGGCCACCCGAAAGAGACTGGCCacaaattttgtgcaaaaaactTATGCAG gaGAGAGAAAATGGTCAAAGGCTAAATATTATTCTGATAGCTGAGGGGGCTCAGGACAAGGATTGTAATCCGATAACTGCTGAGCAAGTTAAAAAG GTTATCGAAGATAAGTTGCAGCAGGATACGCGTATAACTGTTCTCGGTCATGTACAAAGAGGTGGCAGCCCATCTGCTTTTGACAGAATCTTG GGTTGTCGAATGGGGGCTGAAGCTGTTCACGCTCTTTTAGAGGCCACACCAGATTCAGAAGCTTGTGTTGTTTCCCTGGATGGAAATCAGGCTGTTAGAGTACCCTTGATGCAATGCGTAGAAAAG ACAAAAGCTGTTGGTGCTGCAATGCATAAAAAACAGTGGGAGGAAGCTGTGAAACTTCGAGGAAG GAGCTTTGAGCGAAACTTACAAACTTATAAAATGCTGACAAGATTACGACCACCTAAGTCTGTTTGGGCCAAACAGGAACTTGGGAAA AAAGGGTATACCTTGGCTGTCATGCACGTTGGTGCCCCTTGTTGTGGCATGAATGCAGCTGTCAGATCATTTGTCAGGAATTGCTTATACAGAGGAGACACTGTTTATGGCATACATGATGGTATTGATGGACTTGTAGACGGAAAT TTTCAAGAAATGCAGTGGTCAGATGTGACAGGATGGGTAGGACAAGGTGGAGCATTTTTAGGAACTAAAAG aACATTGCCGGATCAGTATATGGAACAAATTGTTGAGCAGCTCAAAAAATTCAAGATTGAAGCTCTATTAGTAATTGGTGGATTTgag GCTTTTCATTCTGTTCTTCAAATGGCAGAAGAACGAAAGAAGTATAAAGAATTACAAATTCCTATGTGTGTTGTGCCAGCTACCATCAGCAACAATGTTCCTGGCACCGATTTCTCTCTGGGAGCTGACACAGCTATAAATGAAATCACTGAG atttgcgATCGAATACGTCAATCAGCCCAGGGCACGAAGCGCAGAGTATTTGTTGTTGAAACGATGGGAGGTTTCTGTGGCTATTTGGCTACACTGGCAGGTTTAGCTGGTGGTGCTGATGCTGCTTATATATTTGAGGAACCTTTTTCATCCAGAGATTTAATGGGAGATGTTCATCACATGCAGTCTAAAATGGCTGAAGGAGTGCAAAGAGGTTTGGTTTTGAG aaatgaaaaagccaatgaaaattattcaactgaCTTCATTTATCGTTTATATTCagaagaggggaaaaaaatattttcaactagaATGAATGTTCTTGGTCACATGCAACAg GGTGGCAGTCCATCTCCTTTTGATAGGAATTTCGGTACTAAAATGGCAGCAAAAGCTACTGATTGGCTTTTAACTCAACTGAGAAAGTTTAAACAACCAGATGGTTCAATTTCATGCTCTGATCCTGAAACAGCAGTTCTCATGGGACTTGTTAGAAGACAATATCTCTTTTCTCCTGTGCAGTCTCTAAAATCTGCAACTGATTTCAA gcaTAGGATACCGCAACATCAATGGTGGCTGAAACTTCGCccacttttaagaattttagcTAAACATGATTCTTCTTACATTATGGAAAGCATAGACTGTCCTACTGTGCCTGAAGAAGACGATTAA